Proteins from one Paenibacillus amylolyticus genomic window:
- a CDS encoding SPFH domain-containing protein encodes MFGFRFAKFQPSEYVMKVKNGKVQRQGVGLSFYYYEPTTSVVVLPVSSVDVPFMFEEITADYQTVTVQGQLSYRIVDYLKITQSLNYTYNLRKNRYISDDPGKLDQRVITTAKVLTKKHLEQMPLKEAIQSSERLASSMKREVVQSEELEKLGVELMSLSILAILPNKETMRALEAQAREEILRQADEALYVRRNASIEQERRVKENELNTEIAVETKKQQIRETQLQAERSVKQKQNEMEQEQLQFNTAMEERKQQLIELTIANHNAEADAKAYEIAAVMNSLQHVQPSVLQAMANMGMNSDKLIALAFQELAENAGKIGQLNISPDLLQGLMSPAPGRDQGGRGR; translated from the coding sequence ATGTTTGGATTCCGATTCGCGAAGTTCCAACCCAGTGAGTATGTCATGAAGGTGAAAAATGGCAAGGTACAACGTCAAGGTGTCGGACTGTCCTTCTATTATTATGAACCGACTACATCGGTAGTGGTGCTCCCTGTGTCCTCGGTGGATGTACCTTTCATGTTCGAAGAGATTACAGCGGACTATCAGACCGTTACAGTGCAGGGACAACTGAGCTATCGCATTGTGGATTATTTGAAAATAACCCAGAGCCTGAATTACACGTACAATTTGCGCAAGAATCGGTATATTTCCGACGACCCCGGCAAATTGGATCAACGGGTGATCACCACAGCCAAAGTACTCACCAAGAAACATCTGGAGCAGATGCCGCTGAAGGAGGCCATTCAATCCAGTGAACGACTGGCAAGCAGCATGAAACGTGAAGTTGTGCAGAGTGAAGAGTTGGAGAAACTGGGCGTTGAGCTGATGAGCCTATCCATCCTGGCCATTTTGCCCAATAAAGAGACGATGCGTGCATTGGAAGCACAAGCGCGGGAAGAAATTTTACGTCAAGCAGATGAAGCGTTGTATGTGCGTCGCAATGCATCGATTGAACAGGAGAGACGAGTGAAGGAGAACGAACTGAACACCGAAATTGCCGTGGAGACGAAAAAACAGCAAATCCGTGAGACCCAATTGCAGGCAGAACGCTCGGTGAAACAGAAACAAAACGAGATGGAGCAAGAACAGCTTCAGTTCAATACAGCGATGGAGGAGCGCAAGCAGCAGTTAATTGAATTAACCATTGCCAATCACAATGCGGAAGCCGATGCCAAAGCGTATGAGATCGCTGCCGTGATGAATTCGTTGCAACATGTACAGCCGAGTGTACTGCAAGCAATGGCAAACATGGGCATGAATTCCGATAAGCTGATCGCACTCGCATTCCAGGAGCTGGCTGAAAATGCAGGCAAGATCGGACAGCTTAATATCTCGCCGGATCTGTTGCAGGGGTTGATGTCTCCCGCGCCGGGCAGAGATCAGGGAGGTAGAGGGCGATGA
- a CDS encoding sugar kinase yields the protein MSEHKLILVKRRTRLEELVVRYNTVQQAQFYIERLGADFSDYMEEDRRYRLSVQQAQQQLGQLGRVQTIDREHVPNFIFGEQDIVVVVGQDGLVANTLKYVTEQPLIGVNPDPMRWDGVLLPFTVEDLSFIVPDVIRKQRTLKEVTLAKVELNDGQYLYGVNDLFIGRKTHVSARYEVRLGTSAEQQSSSGIIVSTGMGSTGWFKSVLAGATGIVGSTAWQNMNSEAEVAAASSSIHGSRQELNHFNWDAPYLYFSVREPFPSRTTAANLVFGQIHSKQPLHVVSQMPEDGVIFSDGVEQDFLEFNSGVEAIIGLAERRGRLVV from the coding sequence ATGAGCGAGCACAAGCTCATTCTCGTTAAGCGTCGGACCCGACTGGAAGAGTTGGTGGTTCGATATAACACGGTGCAGCAAGCTCAGTTTTATATTGAACGTCTGGGAGCCGACTTCAGTGATTATATGGAGGAAGACCGTCGTTATCGGTTATCTGTGCAGCAGGCGCAGCAGCAACTGGGGCAATTAGGACGGGTTCAGACGATTGATCGGGAACATGTGCCGAACTTTATTTTTGGAGAGCAGGATATCGTGGTTGTGGTTGGACAGGATGGACTTGTAGCCAATACTCTCAAATACGTAACCGAGCAGCCACTCATTGGCGTGAACCCGGACCCAATGCGGTGGGACGGGGTGTTATTACCTTTTACTGTGGAGGATCTAAGTTTCATTGTCCCGGATGTCATTCGAAAACAACGGACGTTGAAAGAAGTCACACTCGCCAAAGTAGAACTCAATGATGGACAGTATCTATATGGTGTCAACGATCTGTTCATTGGTCGGAAGACACATGTATCGGCACGTTATGAAGTGCGTTTGGGTACATCCGCAGAACAACAATCCTCCAGTGGTATCATTGTATCCACAGGCATGGGATCGACAGGCTGGTTCAAAAGTGTGCTGGCAGGAGCCACAGGAATTGTTGGTTCAACGGCATGGCAGAACATGAATTCCGAAGCTGAGGTTGCTGCAGCATCCTCATCCATTCATGGGAGCAGACAGGAGCTGAATCATTTTAACTGGGATGCGCCGTACTTGTATTTCTCAGTAAGAGAACCCTTTCCAAGCCGAACGACAGCTGCCAATCTGGTGTTTGGACAGATTCACTCGAAGCAACCGTTGCACGTCGTATCCCAAATGCCGGAAGATGGTGTTATTTTCAGCGACGGGGTGGAGCAGGACTTTCTTGAGTTCAACTCAGGGGTGGAGGCTATCATTGGTTTGGCAGAGAGAAGGGGGCGTCTCGTAGTCTGA
- a CDS encoding response regulator transcription factor, with protein MQSILLVEDDAKLAGLLAAYLSRNGYQVQVTGDFRHVLDEFVKMEPDLVLMDVNLPQYDGYYWCRQIRTHSICPILFISARDSGMDQIMALEHGADDYITKPFQYEVVLAKVRSQLRRAYGSYAAVQQEVKVNNGPMILYPERFVLEYDERSTELTQKEAILVQALMVKAGRVVSREKLLEQMWEDQHFIDDNTLNVYITRVRRKLKELGAEEILETVRGAGYRVLDLGASAQGQGK; from the coding sequence ATGCAATCGATATTGTTGGTTGAAGATGATGCCAAGCTTGCAGGATTGCTGGCGGCTTATCTGAGCCGAAATGGATACCAGGTACAGGTCACCGGTGATTTTCGTCATGTATTGGATGAGTTCGTGAAGATGGAACCGGATCTTGTGCTGATGGATGTGAACCTGCCTCAATATGATGGCTACTATTGGTGCAGACAGATACGTACACATTCCATATGTCCCATTCTATTCATATCCGCTCGGGATAGCGGCATGGATCAGATTATGGCATTGGAACATGGAGCGGATGATTATATTACAAAACCTTTTCAATATGAAGTTGTGCTTGCCAAAGTCCGCAGTCAGCTGCGCAGAGCCTATGGTTCTTACGCTGCTGTGCAGCAGGAAGTGAAAGTGAATAACGGTCCCATGATTCTCTATCCTGAGCGATTCGTATTGGAATATGATGAACGCTCAACAGAACTGACTCAGAAGGAAGCGATACTGGTGCAAGCGCTGATGGTGAAGGCAGGTCGAGTGGTCAGCCGGGAAAAATTGCTAGAACAGATGTGGGAAGATCAGCATTTTATTGATGATAATACGTTGAATGTCTATATTACACGTGTACGTCGGAAGTTGAAGGAACTGGGAGCAGAAGAGATTTTGGAGACGGTTCGCGGAGCGGGTTATCGCGTGTTGGATCTGGGCGCTTCTGCACAAGGACAAGGGAAATGA